A window of the Parambassis ranga chromosome 17, fParRan2.1, whole genome shotgun sequence genome harbors these coding sequences:
- the LOC114449227 gene encoding uncharacterized protein LOC114449227: MNTFKKDISSEKVKVNELSDSDRKLLKEFKQELTDTISALLADASVEVFHQKFSTHLVSHVQNNVNGVIGNYVRKGLKTERTEEKLRAGQHNSYIAYMSATSSSKPAGVAVQTHAEKIQTSTTTGTILDVRVLSETTGTKVVILTQDKNGRLTKMQELNPSTKPASETVTLIYRPKSAQYPDGHYDVQINDKIVTVDNKGKSCLFHALARGMKPDASDEEISSEAGRLRTLEADTLLKHPGQWEPFIKRKEWTDAIREGDWYMEEGAGPKKIIKENKKVLKTEVGKVKLYKEWQKYKQPYSNLGKIINADHQPPDRNQVVNLLR; the protein is encoded by the coding sequence atgaatacatttaaaaaagacatttcatcAGAGAAAGTGAAGGTAAATGAGCTGTCCGATTCAGACAGGAAGCTACTTAAAGAATTCAAGCAAGAACTGACCGACACCATCAGTGCTTTGTTGGCTGATGCTTCTGTCGAAGTTTTCCACCAGAAGTTCTCCACTCACCTTGTTTCTCATGTTCAAAACAACGTAAATGGAGTCATTGGAAACTATGTAAGAAAGGGCTTAAAGACTgaaagaacagaagaaaaactCAGAGCTGGACAGCACAACAGTTACATCGCATACATGTCAGCAACCTCCAGCTCTAAACCTGCTGGAGTGGCAGTGCAGACACATGCTGAAAAGATCCAGACATCCACAACTACAGGCACCATTCTTGATGTGAGAGTTCTGTCTGAAACTACAGGTACTAAAGTTGTCATCTTAACACAGGATAAGAATGGCAGACTTACCAAAATGCAGGAGCTGAACCCAAGCACTAAGCCTGCCAGTGAAACTGTGACACTGATCTACAGACCAAAGAGTGCCCAATACCCTGATGGCCACTATGATGTGCAAATCAATGACAAAATAGTGACTGTAGACAACAAGGGCAAGAGCTGCCTGTTTCATGCTTTGGCACGGGGCATGAAACCAGACGCCAGTGATGAAGAAATCAGTTCGGAAGCAGGCCGCCTCCGAACTTTAGAGGCTGACACTCTCCTCAAACACCCAGGTCAATGGGAGCCATTCATCAAGCGCAAAGAGTGGACTGATGCAATCAGAGAAGGGGACTGGTACATGGAAGAGGGAGCTGGACCAAAAAAGatcataaaagaaaacaaaaaggttcTAAAAACAGAGGTTGGAAAAGTAAAGTTGTACAAAGAAtggcagaaatacaaacaacCATATTCAAATTTGGGTAAGATTATCAATGCTGACCATCAGCCGCCAGACAGGAACCAGGTTGTTAACCTTCTGAGATGA